The genomic segment GGTACCTTTGCATGCAGCTTGCGAGTTATCTATCGGACTGCGACACAAGTGGCTTGCCGATACAACGAAGTATTATGTGGCAGAGATCACGTCGGGAGGAAGAATGCACAGCGTTGGCGGGAAGTACGAAAAAGGATTCATGAAAGCGAATATCCTTGATTTAGGTACGTATACCGTAGCCATTGATACCGTTCCGCCGAAAGTTTTGCCGTTGGCTAAGAATACCTGGGCACGCTCCGGCCGGATAGCCTATCGCATAAAAGATGCGGAGACGGGTATTCGTTCGTATCGCGGCACCATTGACGGGAAGTACGCACTCTTCGGTTGGGAGATGATGACGAACCGCCTGGTGTGTAAGATAGATCCCCGCCGCGTAGCAAAATCGGGGAGGCACGTGGTAGAGGTTACCGTGACGGATAACTGCGGTAACGTAAGAGTGGTGAAGGATACTTTTTGAAACGAATGAAAAAGAAATAAGTAAATAACAACTATAATTATGATGAAAGAACATTATTACAGACAAAGTAAAACTTTGTGGTCTCTCTTCGGAGGAAACAAGGGGAGAGGTTTTCTCTTGTGTGCCGTTTCGTTGATGGCATTTGTGGCGGAAACATCTGCCTGCACCAATCTTATAGTAGGGAAAAATGCCTCGGCAGACGGATCTACGATTGTATCTTACTCGGCAGATTCTTACGGACTGTTTGGTGAACTGTACCATTACCCTGCCGCTACTTATAAAAAAGGTGCCATGCTCGATGTGTATGAGTGGGACACACATAAATATCTGGGGCAGATAGAACAAGCCAGACAGACTTACAACGTGATTGGTAACATGAACGAATATCAGGTAACGATCGGTGAAACGACTTTCGAAGGACGATCGGAGTTGGTGGACAGTACCGCAACTATTGATTACGGAAGTTTAATCTATCTCGGATTGCAACGTTCTCGCACAGCGCGCGAAGCCATTAAAGTGATGACGGAGCTGGTGCAACAATACGGATACTACAGTAGCGGTGAGTCTTTTACCATTGCCGACCCGAATGAGGTTTGGATTATGGATATGATAGGTAAGGGGCCGGGCATTCGCGGTGCGGTATGGGTAGCGGTTCGCATACCCGACGATTGCATCTCGGCACATGCCAACCAGTCTCGCATCCATACTTTTAATATGGAAGACAAGAACAGTTGCCTTTACTCTTCCGATGTTGTTTCGTTTGCCCGTGAAAAAGGATACTTCACCGGCATAAACAAAGACTTTAGTTTTGCCGATGCTTATGCACCGCTCGACTTTGGCGGAAGAAGATTTTGCGAAGCCCGTGTGTGGAGCTACTTCAATATGTTCACCGATCAGGGAGCTGCTTTTCTGCCCTATGTGCTGGGAAAGACCAATGACCCCATGCCGTTGTACGTAAAGCCCAATCGTAAGATCTCCGTACAAGATGTGAAGAATGCCATGCGCAACCATTACGAAGGTACACCTCTTGATATCTCTAACGATTTTGGAGCAGGCCCTTACAAAACTCCTTATCGCCTTTCTCCGCTGACCTTTACCGTAGGTAACCAGAAGTATTTTAACGAACGCCCCATCTCTACCCAGCAAACAGGTTTCGTGTTTGTGGCACAGATGCGTTCGGAGAAACCCGATGCCATAGGCGGTGTGCTTTGGTTTGGTTTGGATGATGCCAACATGACGGTCTTTACGCCCGTGTATTGCTGTACCGATAAAGTGCCGGCCTGCTATGCGCCCAATGGTGCCGATTACGTTACTTTTTCGTGGGACTCTTCTTTCTGGATATTCAACTGGGTAGCCAATATGGTTTATCCCCGTTACAGCCTGATGATAGATGACGTGCGCGCTACACAGAAGGAGATTGAAACAACATTCAATCAAGCTCAGGAAGCGGTGGAGGCTACGGCGGCCAAGCTGTACGAAAAAGACCCCGCAGAGGCAAAAGCCTTCTTGACAAATTACACCAACATGACGGCACAGAGTACTTTTGATGCATGGAAACACTTGGGTGAGTTCCTTGTTGTTAAGTACAACGATGGTGTGGTGAAACGCGTTAAAGACGGAAAGTTTGAACGTAACGCCATCGGTCAGCCGGCCGAAGTTATCCGTCCCGGTTATCCCAAAGAGTTTCTCGAAGAATATGTGAAACAAACCGGAGACAGGTATAAAGTGCCCGAATAAGAAACCGTCTTATCCGAAATAGGTTTAAAAAGCTCTCTTTTCTTACAGAAAGGAGGGCTTTTCCTTTTTTATCTAAAGCAAAAGCGGGCTTTTTAAACTTATTCTTTTTACATTTGTATGCTCATGAACGGAGTATGAAGAGTGACTAACTAATTATAAATAATAACTTCATGGAAAATCAGGAATTAATCAAACAAGTAACGGAGAAAGCTGCCAAATGGCTAACACCGGCTTATGATGCCGAAACGCAGGTTGAAGTGAAACAAATGCTTGATAGCGAAGATAAAACAGCGCTTATCGAATCTTTCTATAAAGATCTGGAGTTTGGAACGGGTGGTTTGCGGGGCATTATGGGTGCGGGCAGTAACCGTATGAACATCTACACCGTGGGTGCCGCTACGCAGGGGCTCTCTAACTATCTGAATAAGAATTTTAAAGAACTGAAGCAAATATCGGTAGTGGTTGGGCACGATTGCCGCAACAACAGCCGCAAGTTTGCCGAGATCTCTGCCAATATCTTTTCGGCCAACGGCATTAAGGTTTATCTGTTTGAGGCATTGCGCCCCACACCCGAGATTTCTTTTGCCATCCGTCATTTCGGTTGTCAGAGCGGAATCATTCTTACGGCATCGCACAACCCCAAAGAGTATAACGGCTACAAGGCTTACTGGGACGATGGAGCACAGGTGTTGATGCCTCACGATAAAGGGATTATTGATGAAGTAGAGAGAGTAGCTTCGGCTGCCGATATTAAGTTTGAAGGCAATCCGTTGCTGATTGAGAGCATTGGCGAAAAGGTAGACCAGTTGTTCCTTGAGAAGGTAAAGACGGTATCTATCGACCCGGAAGTCATCAAACGCCATCACGATATGAAGATTGTTTATACTCCGATTCACGGTACGGGTATTACACTCATCCCCCGTGCACTGAAGTCGTGGGGCTTTACCCATATCATTGATGTGCCCGAGCAGAATGTGATAAGCGGTGACTTTCCTACGGTGAAGTCGCCCAACCCCGAAGAGCCTGCCGCTCTGTTTATGGCTATCGAAAAAGCCAAGGCAACGGATGCCGAACTGGTTATGGCCAGCGATCCCGATGCCGACCGTGTGGGCATCTCCTGCAAGAACGATAAGGGCGAATGGGTGTTGATTAACGGAAACCAGACGTGCCTGATGTACTTGTACTACATCTTAACCCAATACAGCGCTTTGGGCAAGATTAAGGGCAATGAGTTTTGCGTAAAGACTATTGTTACCACGGAGTTGATAAAGAAGATAGCCGATAAGAATCATATTGAAATGCTCGATTGCTATACCGGATTTAAATGGATTGCCCGCGAAATTCGTTTGCTCGAAGGTGTGAAGAAGTATATCGGCGGAGGTGAAGAGAGCTATGGCTTTCTGGCCGAAGACTTTGTGCGCGATAAAGATGCCGTATCGGCCTGCTGCCTCATTGCCGAAATAGCCGCATGGGCCAAAGATAACGGTAAAACGTTGTTCCAATTGCTGCAAGACATCTACGTGGAGTATGGTTTCTCGAAAGAGAAAGGCATCAGCGTGGTAAAGAAAGGCAAGAGTGGTGCCGAAGAGATTAAGCAGATGATGACCGACTTCCGCAACAATCCGCCCAAGGAGATGGCCGGTTCTAAAATCATTTTGTGCAAAGACTACCTCACGTTGAAGCAAACGGATGCCAAGGGTCATGTTTCCGATCTGGACATGCCCGATACCTCGAACGTACTTCAATACTTTACCGAAGACGGCAGCAAGGTTTCCGTTCGCCCGTCGGGTACGGAACCGAAGATTAAGTTTTACGTCGAAGTGAAAGGTGAGATGGGATGCCGCAACTGCTATGCCGGTGCCAACGAGATAGCCGATGAAAAGATCGAAGCAGTGATGAAATCACTCGGAATTTGAGTAACCCGTCCGGTTAGCTTCGGTTAGAATGCTTAGCGATGCATTTAGCCGGAATAAAAAAGAAAGAAAATCCCCTTGCAGGTAGTGTGTTATCATCACCGTGCAAGGGGATTTTTATGTTCGTTTACCTAAGAAGAAGGGTGCTGCCAGGCAGTTTGAAGGTTACTACTTACGGTCAATCCACCAGTCAATCATCTTCCGCGCCAGACTCATTTTACCGGGTAGTTGCGGCAGGTTATTTCTTGTATA from the uncultured Bacteroides sp. genome contains:
- a CDS encoding C69 family dipeptidase yields the protein MAFVAETSACTNLIVGKNASADGSTIVSYSADSYGLFGELYHYPAATYKKGAMLDVYEWDTHKYLGQIEQARQTYNVIGNMNEYQVTIGETTFEGRSELVDSTATIDYGSLIYLGLQRSRTAREAIKVMTELVQQYGYYSSGESFTIADPNEVWIMDMIGKGPGIRGAVWVAVRIPDDCISAHANQSRIHTFNMEDKNSCLYSSDVVSFAREKGYFTGINKDFSFADAYAPLDFGGRRFCEARVWSYFNMFTDQGAAFLPYVLGKTNDPMPLYVKPNRKISVQDVKNAMRNHYEGTPLDISNDFGAGPYKTPYRLSPLTFTVGNQKYFNERPISTQQTGFVFVAQMRSEKPDAIGGVLWFGLDDANMTVFTPVYCCTDKVPACYAPNGADYVTFSWDSSFWIFNWVANMVYPRYSLMIDDVRATQKEIETTFNQAQEAVEATAAKLYEKDPAEAKAFLTNYTNMTAQSTFDAWKHLGEFLVVKYNDGVVKRVKDGKFERNAIGQPAEVIRPGYPKEFLEEYVKQTGDRYKVPE
- a CDS encoding phospho-sugar mutase, whose translation is MENQELIKQVTEKAAKWLTPAYDAETQVEVKQMLDSEDKTALIESFYKDLEFGTGGLRGIMGAGSNRMNIYTVGAATQGLSNYLNKNFKELKQISVVVGHDCRNNSRKFAEISANIFSANGIKVYLFEALRPTPEISFAIRHFGCQSGIILTASHNPKEYNGYKAYWDDGAQVLMPHDKGIIDEVERVASAADIKFEGNPLLIESIGEKVDQLFLEKVKTVSIDPEVIKRHHDMKIVYTPIHGTGITLIPRALKSWGFTHIIDVPEQNVISGDFPTVKSPNPEEPAALFMAIEKAKATDAELVMASDPDADRVGISCKNDKGEWVLINGNQTCLMYLYYILTQYSALGKIKGNEFCVKTIVTTELIKKIADKNHIEMLDCYTGFKWIAREIRLLEGVKKYIGGGEESYGFLAEDFVRDKDAVSACCLIAEIAAWAKDNGKTLFQLLQDIYVEYGFSKEKGISVVKKGKSGAEEIKQMMTDFRNNPPKEMAGSKIILCKDYLTLKQTDAKGHVSDLDMPDTSNVLQYFTEDGSKVSVRPSGTEPKIKFYVEVKGEMGCRNCYAGANEIADEKIEAVMKSLGI